The Rhodocytophaga rosea genome has a segment encoding these proteins:
- a CDS encoding carbohydrate kinase family protein, whose translation MNKKIICFGETLWDMLPDGAMPGGAPMNVAIHLHYQGYTPTILSRIGNDAAGKNLLSFLQEKGISTGYIQADETHQTGLVQADISNKTHVTYNIVALVAWDYIRYEEQAARLVQESDVFIYGSLASRSKTTCETLFKYLPLASLKVFDVNLRPPHYSPKQIQLLMDHASIIKMNHHELTEILSWYGQILPEKEGMEYLIQRFHTDVLLVTRGENGASVFTSAGYFEHPGFQVKVEDTIGSGDAFLAVFLHQYLSGMAISQILPFACAVGAYVATQRGATPVVPENAIRQLLDSALASNPIIL comes from the coding sequence ATGAACAAAAAGATAATATGCTTTGGTGAAACGCTTTGGGATATGCTGCCAGATGGAGCCATGCCTGGAGGCGCACCCATGAATGTAGCCATACACCTGCATTACCAGGGATATACTCCAACCATACTCAGCCGGATTGGCAATGATGCGGCTGGAAAGAATTTGCTAAGTTTTCTGCAGGAAAAAGGTATTTCTACCGGGTACATTCAGGCTGATGAAACCCACCAGACCGGACTCGTACAAGCCGATATTAGCAATAAAACACATGTTACCTATAATATTGTAGCTCTCGTAGCCTGGGATTATATCCGATATGAAGAACAAGCAGCCCGGCTGGTACAGGAAAGTGATGTATTTATCTATGGCAGTTTAGCTTCCCGCAGCAAAACAACTTGCGAAACCCTGTTTAAATACCTGCCCCTGGCCAGTTTAAAAGTATTTGATGTAAACCTTCGTCCGCCGCATTACTCGCCTAAACAAATTCAGCTACTGATGGATCATGCCAGTATCATCAAAATGAACCACCATGAACTGACTGAAATTCTGAGCTGGTATGGCCAAATACTACCTGAGAAAGAAGGCATGGAATACTTGATCCAGCGGTTCCATACGGATGTTTTGCTGGTAACCCGAGGCGAAAATGGCGCTTCCGTTTTCACATCAGCGGGATATTTCGAGCATCCGGGCTTTCAGGTGAAGGTTGAAGATACCATTGGTAGCGGTGATGCATTCCTGGCCGTTTTTCTGCATCAGTATCTTTCCGGAATGGCTATCAGCCAGATTCTTCCTTTTGCTTGTGCCGTGGGTGCCTATGTGGCTACCCAGCGAGGGGCTACGCCTGTCGTTCCCGAAAATGCCATTCGTCAGTTGCTCGATTCGGCATTAGCTTCTAACCCCATCATACTTTAA
- a CDS encoding sugar porter family MFS transporter → MTNTKVFFWAIVVALGGFLFGFDTAVISGAEKAIQQLWDLNVFEHGLTVSIALIGTVLGALFGGIPSDRFGRKTTLFAIAVLYLLSSLGTALAPDWITFLTFRFLGGVGVGTSSVTAPLYISEIAPPRSRGKLVGMFQFNVVFGILVAYLSNYLFGGDGANDWRWMLGVQAFPSLIFLVSVLFVPESPRWLILKRGKVDEAKKTLKIANPATDVNQIVTEILTSSQHADGSEIKGSLFTSQYRTPVMLAILFAFFNQASGINAIIYYAPRIFEMAGLGKSSALLSSAGVGLINFLFTLIAINSIDRFGRRTLMLIGSVGLIVTLGLVAKAFYFEEFNSYSVPVYLFVYIAFFAFSQGAVIWVFISEIFPNQVRASGQALGSFTHWLMAAIIAFTFPYIAETLGGGNTFLLFSVMMVLQLLFVWRIMPETKGTSLEQIEKTVVMH, encoded by the coding sequence ATGACGAACACTAAAGTATTTTTCTGGGCAATCGTAGTAGCACTGGGCGGCTTCTTATTTGGTTTCGATACCGCCGTTATTTCAGGGGCCGAAAAAGCCATTCAGCAACTCTGGGATTTAAATGTTTTCGAACATGGGCTTACGGTTTCTATCGCTTTAATAGGAACAGTGCTGGGTGCTTTATTTGGCGGCATTCCTTCAGATAGATTTGGCAGAAAAACCACCTTGTTTGCCATAGCTGTTCTATACTTGCTTTCCTCATTAGGTACAGCGTTAGCGCCCGACTGGATTACCTTCCTGACCTTCCGGTTTCTGGGAGGAGTTGGCGTAGGTACATCATCAGTTACGGCTCCCTTATATATTTCCGAAATCGCCCCTCCCCGTTCCAGAGGAAAACTGGTAGGTATGTTCCAGTTCAATGTAGTGTTTGGTATTCTGGTCGCTTACTTATCCAATTATTTATTCGGCGGCGATGGTGCAAACGACTGGCGCTGGATGCTGGGTGTACAGGCATTTCCTTCTCTCATTTTCTTAGTTTCAGTTTTGTTCGTACCGGAAAGTCCTAGATGGTTGATTCTGAAAAGAGGTAAGGTAGACGAAGCCAAAAAAACATTGAAAATTGCTAATCCCGCAACCGATGTTAATCAGATTGTTACAGAGATATTGACTTCTTCCCAGCATGCTGACGGCAGTGAGATCAAAGGTTCTTTATTTACCAGTCAGTATCGCACACCGGTGATGCTGGCGATCTTGTTTGCCTTTTTTAACCAAGCTTCGGGTATTAACGCCATCATTTATTATGCACCCAGAATATTTGAAATGGCCGGATTAGGTAAAAGTTCAGCCTTGCTTTCCTCGGCTGGTGTAGGCTTAATCAACTTCCTGTTCACTTTAATTGCTATTAACTCTATCGACCGTTTTGGCCGCCGTACCCTGATGTTGATTGGTTCGGTAGGTTTGATTGTTACCCTCGGTCTGGTGGCAAAAGCTTTCTACTTCGAAGAATTCAACAGTTATTCAGTACCAGTCTATCTGTTTGTATACATTGCCTTTTTTGCCTTTTCCCAAGGAGCCGTTATCTGGGTGTTCATTTCCGAAATATTCCCTAACCAGGTACGGGCTTCCGGACAAGCCCTGGGCAGCTTTACCCACTGGCTTATGGCGGCTATTATCGCTTTCACTTTCCCCTATATTGCCGAAACGCTGGGTGGCGGAAATACCTTCCTGTTATTCAGTGTGATGATGGTACTGCAACTGCTGTTTGTATGGCGCATCATGCCCGAAACCAAAGGCACTTCCCTGGAGCAAATTGAAAAAACAGTAGTGATGCATTAG
- a CDS encoding substrate-binding domain-containing protein gives MSTWKYSLLLVWVMCLLAGCKNEPNNSYTIGFSQCTGADEWRKAMIKGMQRELAFHPNVTLLYRDAQYNNQKQIEQIRELANSDIDLLIVSPNEDQPITPIVEEVFQKGIPVVVVDRRITSPFYTAYVGGNNYEVGKIAGEYINTLLKGKGKIIEITGSPKSTPAIDRHKAFMEVMAISPDIEVISINGEWEKQFAKPAFLKIIDQHPDADLIFGHNDRMTVGAYEVMKEKNLLGKVKFVGIDGLAGPDGGIDMVNKGVFEASVIYSPGGEEAIQKAIEILQTGKTNKETILHTAVIDSSNVRMMKMQTDKILSQQDDIEKQQKRIDDQIKIYNNQQVFLYVMSGMLVVTVVLGSLALYSLRENQKINRELKTKNQEILEQRNKVQEMAEKAQEATETKFRFFTNISHEFRTPLTLILAPVEELLAAKKSQATILKKDLQLIHKNALRLLRQVNQLMDFRKIESGKIRLKASQHDLIAFLRDIQLPFEGMAKKRHIDFQIITSLNSLPLWFDADMLDKVFFNLLSNAFKFTGDKGRIYVYVEQDSARNIAIIRVEDTGVGMSAEESKRAFEMFYQGQNAYAKGTGLGLPLSQEFVELHQGKISVQSKKYKGTCFTVELPLGKDHFSGEEISAEKESFLPEQLYLKEECKEEKADLMPGTVPVHEREYTILVIEDNEDLTVFLKERLQENYEVITAADGNQGMKEAFEQIPDLIICDIMLPDTDGLKVTSILKSDLRTSHIPVILLTARNTVEQQIEGMHTGADLYLTKPFSLQFLQESIRSLLMNRAILKNHYMGDVLPNPKASAPINKLDKKFISDFKAIIETRLAEPSLNVDSLCKDLGLSRIQLYRKVKAVLGVAVNDYIQTIRLNKACHHLQQPGVSVADVAYQVGFSSPTYFSTAFKAKYGVSPIEYKNQKYTPQE, from the coding sequence ATGTCCACCTGGAAATACAGTCTTTTATTAGTATGGGTTATGTGTCTGCTGGCTGGCTGTAAAAACGAGCCTAACAATAGCTATACGATTGGTTTTTCTCAGTGTACCGGCGCCGATGAATGGAGAAAAGCTATGATAAAAGGCATGCAGCGGGAACTGGCTTTCCACCCAAATGTTACCCTTCTCTACCGCGATGCCCAGTATAATAACCAGAAACAAATTGAACAAATACGCGAACTAGCTAATTCCGATATTGACCTGCTGATCGTTTCGCCCAACGAAGACCAGCCCATTACTCCCATTGTGGAAGAAGTATTTCAAAAAGGCATTCCAGTGGTAGTAGTCGACCGGCGGATTACTTCTCCTTTTTACACCGCCTATGTAGGAGGAAATAACTATGAAGTGGGCAAAATAGCTGGTGAGTATATAAATACCTTATTAAAAGGCAAAGGCAAAATTATTGAGATCACTGGTTCTCCCAAATCCACTCCGGCCATTGACCGGCATAAGGCGTTTATGGAAGTAATGGCTATTTCTCCGGATATCGAAGTTATTAGCATCAATGGCGAATGGGAGAAACAATTTGCTAAGCCTGCCTTTCTCAAAATCATTGACCAGCACCCGGATGCCGACCTGATTTTCGGGCACAACGACCGGATGACTGTAGGTGCCTATGAAGTAATGAAGGAAAAAAATCTATTGGGTAAGGTAAAATTTGTAGGAATTGATGGATTAGCTGGCCCGGATGGTGGAATCGATATGGTAAATAAAGGCGTATTTGAAGCTTCGGTTATTTATTCGCCAGGAGGTGAAGAGGCCATTCAGAAAGCCATAGAAATCTTGCAAACCGGTAAGACGAATAAAGAAACCATTCTGCATACGGCTGTTATTGATTCTTCCAATGTGCGGATGATGAAAATGCAGACGGATAAAATTCTCAGCCAGCAGGATGATATTGAAAAGCAGCAAAAACGGATTGATGACCAAATTAAAATCTATAATAATCAGCAGGTATTTTTGTATGTAATGTCTGGCATGCTGGTGGTAACGGTAGTGCTGGGCTCACTGGCTTTGTATTCATTACGCGAAAACCAGAAAATAAACCGCGAACTTAAAACCAAAAACCAGGAAATACTCGAACAACGCAACAAAGTGCAGGAAATGGCCGAAAAAGCCCAGGAGGCCACCGAAACCAAATTCCGTTTTTTTACCAATATCTCTCACGAATTCCGTACGCCACTTACGCTCATTCTGGCACCTGTCGAAGAGTTATTAGCTGCAAAAAAAAGCCAGGCTACTATTCTAAAGAAAGACCTGCAATTGATCCATAAAAATGCCCTTCGCTTACTCCGCCAGGTAAATCAACTGATGGATTTCCGTAAAATTGAAAGCGGCAAAATCCGCTTGAAAGCTTCGCAACATGATCTGATTGCTTTTTTAAGAGATATTCAACTGCCTTTTGAAGGAATGGCTAAAAAACGGCACATCGATTTTCAGATCATTACCAGCCTGAATTCCCTGCCCCTCTGGTTTGATGCAGATATGCTGGATAAGGTTTTTTTCAACCTGCTTTCCAATGCTTTTAAATTTACTGGTGACAAAGGCAGGATTTATGTATATGTGGAACAGGATTCAGCCAGAAATATAGCGATTATTCGAGTGGAAGATACCGGGGTAGGTATGTCAGCAGAAGAAAGCAAGCGGGCCTTTGAAATGTTTTACCAGGGTCAGAATGCGTATGCCAAAGGCACAGGTTTAGGATTACCCCTTTCGCAGGAATTTGTTGAACTGCATCAGGGAAAAATCAGTGTACAAAGCAAAAAGTACAAGGGAACCTGTTTTACCGTAGAATTACCGCTGGGAAAAGATCATTTTAGCGGGGAAGAAATCTCTGCCGAAAAAGAATCCTTCTTGCCAGAACAATTGTACCTGAAAGAAGAATGCAAAGAAGAAAAAGCAGACCTTATGCCAGGAACCGTTCCTGTACACGAACGGGAATATACTATTCTGGTAATTGAAGACAATGAAGACCTGACCGTTTTTCTAAAAGAAAGACTCCAGGAAAACTATGAAGTAATCACAGCTGCAGATGGCAACCAGGGCATGAAAGAAGCCTTTGAGCAGATTCCGGACCTGATCATTTGTGACATTATGCTGCCAGATACCGACGGCCTGAAAGTAACCTCCATTCTCAAATCAGACCTGCGGACTTCGCATATTCCAGTTATTTTACTTACGGCCAGAAATACGGTAGAACAACAGATTGAAGGCATGCATACCGGCGCAGACCTGTATCTAACTAAACCCTTCAGCTTGCAATTTTTACAGGAAAGTATCCGGAGCCTGCTGATGAACCGGGCTATTCTCAAAAATCATTATATGGGAGACGTACTGCCCAATCCGAAAGCTTCTGCGCCTATTAATAAACTCGACAAAAAATTCATCAGCGACTTTAAAGCCATTATTGAAACCCGGCTTGCTGAACCTTCCCTCAATGTAGATAGCTTGTGCAAAGACCTGGGTCTTTCCAGAATTCAGTTATACCGCAAAGTAAAAGCAGTATTAGGCGTAGCCGTAAATGACTATATCCAGACGATCCGGTTGAATAAAGCCTGTCACCATCTTCAACAACCTGGAGTTTCGGTGGCGGATGTTGCCTACCAGGTTGGTTTCTCCTCCCCTACCTATTTCTCTACAGCCTTCAAAGCCAAATACGGCGTTTCCCCCATCGAATACAAAAATCAGAAGTATACTCCCCAGGAATGA
- a CDS encoding TolB family protein, translating to MKTTQTNHSILLLCTAFFLCSIQMAFAQKAVGMFEGHGDIGQNVKPGSASYNTKTGTYEIAGSGYNVWFDHDEFHYVWKKMKGDFLVYTRAAFIGKGVDPHRKVGWMARTSLDGNSAHINAVVHGDGLTSLQYRKTTGANTDEIKSKITHADVIQLERKGNTYTMRVAKFGEPFVTEQVSELNLGDEIYVGLFVGSHNKDVVEKGTFTDVRISVPAREGLVPYREYLGSHIEILDVNTGKREIVYTSPKSLQAPNWTPDNKTLIYNSDGLIYTLDLKTRQPKVLNTGDVKNNNNDHVLSFDGKMLGLSSGVSALGGSIIYTVPVTGGTPKQITPKGPSYLHGWSPDGKILVFTGQRNNEYDIYGVPSNGGPEVQLTTAKGLDDGPEYSPDGKYIYFNSNRNGTMQLFRMKADGTEQQALTNTDFHDWFPHISPDGKWIVFLSFLKEEVESGDHPFYKHVYLRMMPVSGGQPKVIAYIYGGQGTINTPSWSPDGKKVAFVSNTTDISIVEKNGAASTGN from the coding sequence ATGAAAACAACACAAACAAACCATTCCATACTACTCTTATGCACTGCCTTTTTCCTGTGCTCTATTCAAATGGCCTTTGCCCAAAAAGCTGTAGGTATGTTTGAAGGACACGGTGATATAGGTCAGAATGTAAAACCAGGTTCAGCCTCGTATAATACCAAAACCGGAACCTATGAAATTGCCGGTTCGGGATACAACGTCTGGTTCGATCACGATGAATTTCATTATGTGTGGAAAAAGATGAAAGGTGATTTCCTTGTGTATACCAGAGCAGCTTTTATTGGCAAAGGCGTAGATCCACACCGGAAAGTAGGCTGGATGGCCCGGACCAGTCTGGATGGAAATTCAGCTCATATCAATGCCGTGGTACATGGGGATGGGCTTACTTCCCTGCAATACCGGAAAACCACTGGAGCCAATACCGACGAAATCAAATCCAAGATCACACATGCGGATGTCATTCAACTGGAAAGAAAAGGGAATACCTATACTATGCGGGTAGCCAAATTCGGAGAACCTTTTGTGACTGAACAAGTGAGCGAGCTAAACCTGGGGGATGAAATATATGTAGGCTTGTTTGTGGGTTCACATAATAAAGATGTGGTTGAAAAAGGAACATTTACAGATGTACGCATTTCTGTTCCGGCCAGAGAAGGACTAGTGCCTTACCGGGAATACCTGGGAAGCCATATCGAAATACTGGATGTGAATACCGGCAAACGGGAAATTGTATATACTTCCCCCAAATCCCTGCAAGCCCCCAACTGGACACCAGATAATAAAACCCTGATCTACAACAGCGATGGCCTTATTTATACATTAGACCTGAAAACCAGACAACCCAAAGTGCTCAACACCGGCGATGTAAAAAATAATAACAACGACCATGTACTCTCCTTCGATGGCAAAATGCTGGGTTTGAGCAGCGGCGTAAGTGCGCTGGGTGGCTCTATTATTTATACCGTTCCGGTAACTGGCGGTACCCCTAAGCAGATCACACCCAAAGGTCCTTCTTACTTGCATGGCTGGTCGCCTGATGGCAAAATACTGGTATTTACCGGGCAGCGCAACAATGAATACGACATATATGGGGTGCCCTCCAATGGTGGTCCGGAAGTGCAGTTAACAACGGCTAAGGGACTGGATGATGGACCGGAATACTCTCCGGATGGAAAATACATTTACTTCAACTCCAATCGCAATGGCACCATGCAACTGTTTCGCATGAAAGCCGATGGCACTGAACAGCAAGCCCTTACCAATACCGATTTCCATGACTGGTTTCCGCACATCTCCCCGGATGGCAAATGGATCGTATTCTTGTCTTTCCTGAAAGAAGAAGTAGAATCTGGTGACCATCCTTTCTACAAACATGTATACCTGCGGATGATGCCCGTTAGTGGCGGACAGCCCAAAGTGATTGCGTATATATATGGCGGTCAGGGTACAATCAATACGCCATCCTGGTCACCGGATGGTAAAAAAGTAGCATTTGTAAGTAATACCACCGATATCAGCATTGTAGAGAAAAATGGTGCTGCCAGTACGGGAAATTAA
- a CDS encoding penicillin acylase family protein translates to MKWLKAIGTLIITLGLVYALDHKFGDIPPVGKFLDPFHGFWANAESKSVAKEKNLDIPGLKGKVQVVFDDVLVPHIFAENNYDLYFAQGYVTAMHRLWQMEFQTHAAAGRISEIVGERALELDRYSRRMGMVYGAEKATKNMLADPVSREVVQAYSAGINAYIDELSPEDYPLEYKLLGYAPEPWSPMKCGLLLQQLSNTLTGGSDDLYMTNILTAFGKDVVKDLFPDYPFVEDPIIPPGTPLDFTPVAIPKAPNGFLANATDTIVTPAPDPEIGSNNWAVHGSKSASGYPILANDPHLNLTLPSIWYQIQLVSPDVNVYGASLPGAPSVISGFNKEVAWGLTNVGADVMDFYQLRFKDNTRTQYWHDNQWKAVRRRVEEIKVKGKASVFDTVLYTHHGPVVYKDGEKPFDTQAPTEHAMRWAAHEAENELLAFVKLNRARNYQDYVEALSYYATPAQNFIYADAHNDIAIWPNGKFPLKWKNQGKFILDGTSSAYDWQGRIPHAHNPHVKNPPRGFVSSANQFSADTTYPYYLNWEFAPSERGRRINQRLAGMQKATPDSLRLLQSDNFNLYAEAVLPKLLSYVYQDKLTAKQKTALQTLSQWNYRNDPQEIGPTIFTSWWNNLNNAVWRDEFGNRQTPEMRYPSRDRTIHLILNEPQSRWIDNTNTSPKETLADLVNLSFKKTVDTLYARYGDMNESWQWAPYKSTDIMHLARIPALSRRDIMNGGGSSIVNATTERNGPSWRIVVALGPQVKGYGVYPGGQSGNPGSFYYDNMIETWRKGELNELVFMQKPEETSSRIIARWNLKE, encoded by the coding sequence ATGAAATGGCTTAAAGCGATAGGTACACTGATTATTACATTGGGGTTAGTTTATGCACTGGATCATAAATTTGGCGACATTCCACCGGTAGGTAAATTCCTTGATCCCTTCCATGGTTTCTGGGCCAATGCCGAAAGCAAATCTGTAGCAAAGGAGAAAAACCTGGATATTCCCGGTTTAAAAGGCAAAGTACAAGTAGTATTTGATGATGTGCTGGTGCCGCATATTTTCGCAGAAAACAACTATGATCTGTATTTTGCACAGGGGTATGTAACAGCTATGCACCGCTTGTGGCAAATGGAATTTCAAACACATGCCGCCGCCGGACGGATTTCTGAAATTGTAGGTGAACGTGCCCTGGAACTCGACCGGTATAGCCGCCGGATGGGAATGGTATATGGAGCTGAAAAAGCCACCAAAAATATGCTGGCAGATCCTGTATCCAGGGAAGTGGTACAAGCATACTCAGCTGGTATCAATGCCTATATTGATGAACTTTCGCCGGAGGATTATCCCCTGGAATACAAATTACTTGGTTATGCTCCTGAACCCTGGAGCCCGATGAAATGTGGCCTGCTGCTCCAGCAATTATCCAATACACTTACCGGCGGCAGCGACGACCTGTATATGACCAACATCCTGACTGCCTTTGGCAAAGATGTGGTAAAAGATCTGTTTCCGGATTATCCTTTTGTCGAAGATCCTATTATTCCGCCAGGCACTCCACTTGATTTTACACCAGTAGCTATACCCAAAGCACCCAATGGATTTCTGGCCAATGCTACAGATACTATTGTTACGCCTGCACCTGATCCGGAAATTGGCAGCAATAACTGGGCAGTACATGGGTCTAAATCTGCCAGTGGTTATCCGATTCTGGCTAATGATCCGCATTTAAATCTCACCCTTCCTTCTATCTGGTACCAGATCCAGCTGGTCAGTCCGGATGTGAATGTATATGGAGCTTCTTTGCCTGGGGCACCATCGGTTATCAGTGGCTTTAACAAAGAAGTAGCCTGGGGATTAACCAATGTAGGTGCCGATGTAATGGATTTCTACCAGTTGCGCTTTAAAGACAATACCAGAACCCAATACTGGCATGATAACCAGTGGAAGGCTGTCCGGAGAAGAGTGGAAGAGATTAAAGTGAAAGGAAAAGCAAGTGTATTTGATACGGTGTTATATACCCATCATGGTCCGGTTGTCTATAAGGATGGAGAAAAACCTTTTGATACACAGGCACCTACTGAACATGCCATGCGCTGGGCAGCACATGAAGCAGAAAACGAACTGCTCGCTTTTGTAAAATTGAACCGGGCCAGAAATTACCAGGATTATGTAGAAGCCCTTTCTTATTATGCTACTCCGGCTCAAAATTTTATCTACGCCGATGCTCATAATGACATTGCCATCTGGCCAAATGGTAAATTTCCGCTCAAATGGAAAAACCAGGGCAAATTTATTCTGGATGGCACCAGTTCCGCATATGACTGGCAGGGCCGGATTCCGCATGCCCACAATCCGCATGTAAAAAATCCGCCGAGAGGCTTTGTAAGTTCGGCCAACCAGTTTTCGGCTGATACTACCTATCCCTATTACCTCAACTGGGAATTTGCCCCCTCCGAAAGAGGCCGCCGGATCAACCAGCGATTAGCTGGTATGCAAAAAGCTACCCCAGATAGCTTGCGCTTGCTGCAAAGCGATAATTTTAATTTGTATGCAGAGGCCGTTCTGCCCAAATTATTGTCCTATGTATACCAGGATAAGCTAACGGCCAAACAAAAAACAGCCCTCCAGACCCTTTCTCAATGGAACTACCGCAATGATCCCCAGGAAATAGGGCCGACCATATTTACCAGTTGGTGGAATAACCTCAACAATGCCGTCTGGCGGGATGAATTTGGCAACCGGCAGACACCGGAAATGCGCTATCCCAGCCGTGACCGTACCATACATCTGATTCTCAACGAACCACAATCCCGCTGGATAGATAATACAAACACATCACCAAAGGAAACGCTGGCAGATCTGGTCAATCTGTCTTTTAAGAAAACGGTGGATACTTTATATGCCCGGTATGGCGATATGAACGAATCCTGGCAGTGGGCACCTTACAAAAGCACCGATATTATGCATCTTGCCCGTATTCCTGCCCTAAGCCGCCGGGATATTATGAATGGCGGCGGTAGCAGCATTGTAAATGCAACCACTGAGCGCAATGGCCCTTCCTGGCGGATAGTGGTGGCTTTAGGTCCTCAGGTAAAAGGCTATGGAGTATATCCAGGTGGCCAGTCCGGCAATCCGGGTAGTTTTTATTATGATAATATGATCGAAACCTGGCGCAAAGGTGAGTTAAATGAACTTGTATTTATGCAAAAACCAGAAGAAACTTCTTCCAGAATCATAGCCAGATGGAATCTGAAAGAATGA
- a CDS encoding tryptophan 2,3-dioxygenase family protein yields MHTPTPDSPEKRAQLLKALEEKYKLTSQDTDGYLEGLLYADYLSYWDYIHLETLLSLQNPRTVFPDENIFITYHQVTELYFKMILSEMKQIGEAENITESFFLQRMERITRYFQILVQSFDVMSIGMDGEQFRKFRMTLMPASGFQSAQFRMIEIRATDFINIVDKDVRHELHTDMPVEALYEHIYWKKGATEVATGKQTLTLQKFEEKYEQVLMRFIEEVKDTNLWAAYQRLAAKQTPGQPLKEALRLFDTLVNIDWALAHFRSAMHYLHKEPVAVQATGGTNWQQYLPPIFQKRIFYPQLWTEQEKSEWGKSWVEKYIPQGRAF; encoded by the coding sequence GTGCATACACCAACACCAGATTCTCCAGAAAAACGGGCGCAATTGTTAAAAGCATTAGAAGAAAAATATAAACTCACTAGCCAGGATACAGATGGCTACCTGGAAGGTTTATTGTACGCAGATTATCTTTCTTACTGGGACTATATTCACCTGGAAACTCTACTTTCGCTGCAGAACCCCAGAACGGTTTTTCCAGACGAGAATATTTTTATTACCTATCACCAGGTAACAGAACTGTATTTTAAGATGATCCTTTCGGAAATGAAGCAGATAGGTGAGGCAGAGAATATAACGGAATCTTTCTTTTTGCAGCGTATGGAGCGCATTACCAGGTATTTTCAGATTCTGGTGCAATCGTTTGATGTAATGAGTATAGGTATGGATGGTGAACAGTTTCGCAAGTTCCGGATGACATTGATGCCAGCCAGTGGTTTTCAATCAGCACAGTTCCGCATGATCGAGATACGGGCTACCGATTTTATCAATATTGTAGACAAAGATGTGCGGCATGAACTCCACACCGATATGCCGGTGGAAGCTTTATACGAACACATCTACTGGAAAAAAGGGGCAACAGAAGTAGCTACCGGCAAACAGACGCTTACCCTGCAAAAGTTTGAAGAAAAATATGAACAGGTGTTAATGCGTTTTATTGAGGAGGTGAAGGATACCAATTTGTGGGCAGCCTATCAGCGGCTGGCAGCCAAACAAACACCCGGCCAGCCGCTAAAAGAAGCCTTGCGTCTTTTTGATACATTGGTGAATATAGACTGGGCACTGGCCCATTTCAGGTCAGCCATGCACTATTTGCATAAAGAACCAGTGGCCGTTCAGGCAACCGGCGGTACCAACTGGCAGCAATACCTGCCGCCCATATTCCAGAAACGGATATTTTATCCGCAACTCTGGACAGAGCAGGAAAAGTCAGAATGGGGTAAAAGCTGGGTGGAAAAGTACATCCCCCAGGGCAGGGCATTCTGA